In Pectobacterium aroidearum, the following are encoded in one genomic region:
- the ligB gene encoding NAD-dependent DNA ligase LigB has protein sequence MWLRVCAFLIIIVGGISGFSAAAGVCPDWDNTRSRKEIDALRQQLEQWDDVYYTEGKSPVADDVYDQLREQLNQWLGCFQPQSVAPVRLPDHGKQLHPVAHTGLKKLSDREQLVPWIAQREDVWIQPKVDGVAVTLFYQHGKLESAVSRGNGLQGEDWTEKVRLIPGIPHLLTNVPSLLVLQGELFLKMTDHRQHIQGGVNARSVVAGEMRRHQPSPVLSQIGLFIWEWPDGPKTMPERLEKLTEMGFAMTADYTHAIGSFADAEKWRHYWYHNPLPFVTDGVVLRQTKEPQGRYWRNTSADWAIAWKYPPVHQVAEVTDVVFSVGRTGKLAVVLKLNPLKLDDKSVSRVNVGSLSRWKQWDVLPGDRVSVSLAGQGIPRLDNVVWRSTERPAIASPSEHDFHAFSCFRYSTVCQQQFLARLVWLSGEHGLNLTGVRDGMWLRLMQHGLLEDVLSWLSLTEAQLNAVTGMGDKRARDIYKSLQSARQMPLSRWLLALGLPIPRSAVSALDHVNWLALQQWTAQQWRQFSGIGERRAEEIMAFLKHPAVVEFIARLDAEGIHR, from the coding sequence ATGTGGCTCAGGGTTTGCGCATTTTTGATCATCATTGTTGGGGGAATCAGCGGTTTTTCGGCTGCGGCCGGGGTCTGCCCCGATTGGGATAATACCCGCTCCAGAAAAGAAATTGATGCATTACGTCAGCAGTTAGAACAGTGGGATGACGTGTATTACACCGAAGGGAAAAGCCCGGTAGCAGACGATGTTTATGATCAACTGCGAGAGCAGTTAAACCAGTGGCTAGGCTGTTTTCAGCCCCAAAGCGTTGCTCCTGTCCGGTTACCCGATCATGGCAAGCAACTTCATCCCGTTGCTCATACGGGATTGAAGAAATTGTCCGATCGCGAGCAGTTGGTGCCATGGATCGCTCAGCGTGAGGATGTATGGATTCAGCCAAAAGTTGATGGTGTGGCCGTTACGCTGTTCTATCAGCACGGCAAGCTCGAATCTGCGGTTAGCCGGGGTAACGGCCTGCAAGGCGAAGACTGGACGGAAAAAGTTCGTCTGATTCCAGGAATCCCTCATTTATTAACCAATGTACCTTCCTTATTGGTGTTACAGGGAGAGCTTTTCCTGAAGATGACCGATCATCGCCAGCATATTCAGGGCGGTGTGAATGCGCGCTCGGTGGTGGCAGGTGAAATGCGCCGTCATCAGCCATCTCCCGTGTTGTCGCAGATTGGCCTGTTTATCTGGGAATGGCCGGATGGCCCAAAGACGATGCCTGAACGCCTGGAGAAATTAACGGAAATGGGGTTTGCCATGACGGCGGACTATACCCATGCTATTGGGTCATTCGCCGACGCGGAAAAATGGCGCCATTATTGGTATCACAACCCGCTGCCCTTCGTGACGGATGGCGTGGTTCTCCGTCAGACTAAAGAGCCTCAGGGGCGCTATTGGCGTAATACATCCGCCGACTGGGCGATAGCGTGGAAATATCCGCCTGTTCATCAGGTTGCGGAAGTCACTGATGTTGTATTTTCTGTCGGGCGGACGGGTAAGCTCGCCGTGGTGTTAAAACTTAATCCTCTGAAACTGGATGATAAATCGGTCAGCAGGGTGAATGTGGGTTCGCTGTCTCGTTGGAAACAGTGGGACGTGTTGCCCGGCGATCGGGTGAGCGTCAGTCTGGCGGGTCAGGGGATCCCACGTCTGGATAACGTGGTATGGCGTAGCACTGAGCGGCCTGCCATCGCTTCCCCCAGTGAACATGATTTCCATGCTTTTAGCTGTTTTCGGTATAGTACGGTTTGCCAACAGCAATTTCTGGCGCGCTTGGTCTGGTTGAGTGGAGAACATGGGTTAAACCTGACGGGAGTGCGTGACGGAATGTGGCTGCGCTTGATGCAACATGGTTTACTGGAAGATGTGCTGTCGTGGTTATCTTTGACGGAGGCACAGCTTAATGCAGTCACTGGCATGGGTGATAAACGGGCGCGAGATATCTATAAGAGCTTGCAGTCGGCACGACAGATGCCGTTATCCCGCTGGCTACTTGCGCTGGGTCTTCCTATTCCCCGTTCCGCAGTTAGCGCATTGGATCATGTGAATTGGCTAGCATTACAGCAATGGACAGCACAACAGTGGCGACAGTTTTCTGGTATTGGAGAACGACGAGCTGAAGAGATTATGGCATTCCTAAAGCATCCTGCTGTTGTGGAATTCATTGCCCGCTTAGATGCCGAAGGCATACATAGATAA
- the gmk gene encoding guanylate kinase produces MAQGTLYIVSAPSGAGKSSLIQALLKTQPLYDTQVSISHTTRAKRPGENHGEHYFFVEVDEFKRMIQDNEFLEHAEVFGNYYGTSRPAIEQVLATGVDVFLDIDWQGAQQIRAQMPHARSIFILPPSKEELARRLRGRGQDSDDVIARRMSQAVAEMTHYGEYDYLIVNDDFDLALLDLKTIIRAERLRLSRQQVRHDALITKLLAD; encoded by the coding sequence ATGGCTCAAGGCACGTTATATATCGTTTCTGCTCCCAGTGGAGCCGGGAAATCCAGCCTGATTCAGGCGTTATTAAAAACCCAGCCGCTTTATGACACTCAGGTATCGATTTCGCATACCACTCGGGCTAAACGACCAGGAGAAAACCACGGCGAACACTATTTCTTCGTCGAAGTCGATGAATTTAAGCGTATGATTCAGGATAACGAGTTTCTGGAACACGCTGAAGTCTTTGGCAATTACTACGGTACATCCCGACCAGCCATTGAGCAGGTATTAGCGACGGGTGTTGATGTCTTTCTGGATATCGACTGGCAAGGCGCTCAGCAAATCCGTGCCCAGATGCCGCACGCGCGCAGTATTTTCATTCTGCCGCCGTCAAAAGAAGAACTGGCTCGCCGCCTGCGTGGCCGTGGACAAGACAGCGATGACGTCATTGCCCGCCGTATGTCTCAGGCTGTGGCTGAAATGACGCACTACGGCGAGTATGATTACCTGATTGTGAATGATGATTTCGATTTGGCGTTGCTCGATCTGAAAACCATTATTCGCGCCGAACGTCTGCGTTTGAGCAGACAACAGGTTCGGCATGATGCATTAATCACCAAACTATTGGCAGACTGA
- the rpoZ gene encoding DNA-directed RNA polymerase subunit omega, giving the protein MARVTVQDAVEKIGNRFDLVLVAARRARQIQTGGKDPLVPEENDKYTVIALREIEEGLINNQILDVRDRQEQQEQEAAEIQAVTAIAEGRR; this is encoded by the coding sequence ATGGCACGCGTAACTGTTCAAGACGCTGTAGAGAAAATTGGTAACCGTTTTGACCTGGTGTTGGTCGCTGCTCGTCGCGCCCGTCAAATCCAGACTGGCGGCAAAGATCCGCTGGTTCCTGAAGAAAACGATAAGTACACCGTGATCGCACTGCGTGAAATCGAAGAAGGTCTGATCAACAACCAGATTCTGGATGTTCGTGACCGTCAGGAACAGCAAGAGCAGGAAGCCGCAGAGATTCAGGCGGTTACCGCGATTGCTGAAGGCCGTCGTTAA
- the spoT gene encoding bifunctional GTP diphosphokinase/guanosine-3',5'-bis pyrophosphate 3'-pyrophosphohydrolase, with product MYIFESLNLLIQRYLPEDQIKRLQQAYLVARDAHEGQTRSSGEPYITHPVAVACILAEMRLDYETLMAALLHDVIEDTPATYQDMEQLFGKSVAELVEGVSKLDKLKFRDKKEAQAENFRKMIMAMVQDIRVILIKLADRTHNMRTLGSLRPDKRRRIARETLEIYSPLAHRLGIHHLKTELEELGFEALYPNRYRVIKEVVKAARGNRKEMIQKILSEIEGRLTEAGIACRVSGREKHLYSIYCKMHLKEQRFHSIMDIYAFRVIVKELDTCYRVLGQVHSLYKPRPGRVKDYIAIPKANGYQSLHTSLIGPHGVPVEVQIRTDDMDQMAEMGVAAHWAYKEGESSTTAQVRAQRWMQSLLELQQSAGSSFEFIESVKSDLFPDEMYVFTPEGRIVELPAGATPVDFAYAVHTDIGHACVGARVDRQPYPLSQSLTSGQTVEIITAPGARPNAAWLNFVVSSRARSKIRQMLKNLKRDDSVSLGRRLLNHALGNGRKLSDIPEKSIQLELDRMKLATLDDLMAEIGMGNAMSVVVAKNLLNEQSELGTTGLRKLPIKGADGVMISFAKCCRPIPGDPIIAHVSPGKGLVIHHESCRNIRGYQKEPEKFMAVEWDKVTEQEFIAEIKVDMFNHQGALANLTAAINAANSNIQSINTEERDGRVYSAFIRLTTLDRVHLANIMRKIRVMPDVIKVNRNRN from the coding sequence TTGTACATTTTTGAAAGCCTTAATCTGCTGATTCAACGTTATCTGCCAGAAGATCAGATCAAACGTTTACAGCAGGCTTACTTAGTTGCACGTGATGCTCACGAGGGGCAGACTCGCTCCAGCGGTGAACCCTATATCACACACCCTGTTGCCGTCGCCTGTATTCTGGCGGAGATGCGTCTCGATTACGAAACGCTGATGGCAGCACTGCTGCATGATGTCATAGAAGACACCCCCGCCACCTATCAGGACATGGAACAGCTTTTTGGTAAAAGCGTTGCTGAACTGGTAGAGGGCGTGTCCAAGCTGGATAAACTGAAGTTCCGCGATAAGAAAGAAGCGCAGGCTGAAAACTTTCGCAAAATGATCATGGCGATGGTGCAAGACATTCGCGTCATCCTGATCAAACTCGCAGACCGTACCCATAACATGCGTACATTGGGCTCATTACGCCCAGACAAACGTCGCCGCATTGCCCGCGAAACACTGGAAATATACAGTCCGCTGGCACACCGACTGGGTATCCATCACCTCAAAACCGAGTTGGAAGAACTGGGTTTTGAGGCGCTGTATCCGAACCGTTATCGCGTCATTAAAGAGGTCGTCAAGGCCGCGCGCGGTAACCGCAAGGAAATGATCCAGAAAATCCTGTCGGAAATCGAAGGGCGTTTGACGGAAGCCGGGATTGCCTGCCGCGTCAGCGGCCGCGAAAAACACCTGTACTCCATCTATTGCAAAATGCACCTGAAAGAGCAGCGTTTTCATTCCATCATGGATATCTACGCGTTTCGGGTCATCGTCAAAGAGCTGGACACCTGCTATCGCGTGCTCGGTCAGGTTCACAGCCTGTATAAGCCGCGCCCGGGTCGGGTGAAAGACTATATCGCTATTCCCAAAGCCAACGGCTATCAATCGCTGCACACGTCGCTGATTGGTCCGCACGGCGTGCCGGTTGAAGTACAAATTCGCACCGACGACATGGATCAAATGGCGGAAATGGGTGTCGCCGCGCACTGGGCTTATAAAGAAGGCGAGAGCAGTACTACTGCTCAAGTACGCGCCCAACGCTGGATGCAGAGCCTGCTGGAACTTCAGCAAAGCGCCGGTAGCTCATTTGAATTTATCGAAAGCGTGAAGTCCGATCTCTTCCCTGACGAGATGTACGTCTTCACGCCGGAAGGCCGTATTGTGGAACTCCCCGCAGGTGCGACGCCCGTCGATTTCGCCTACGCGGTACACACCGATATCGGCCATGCGTGCGTCGGCGCACGCGTCGATCGTCAGCCTTACCCGCTATCACAGTCGCTCACCAGCGGCCAAACCGTTGAAATCATCACCGCACCAGGTGCCAGACCCAACGCCGCATGGCTTAACTTTGTCGTGAGCTCAAGAGCGCGTTCTAAAATCCGCCAGATGCTGAAAAACCTCAAGCGTGATGATTCCGTGAGCCTCGGCCGCCGTTTACTGAACCACGCGCTGGGCAATGGCCGTAAACTTTCCGATATCCCTGAGAAATCTATTCAGCTTGAGCTCGATCGCATGAAGCTCGCTACGCTGGACGATTTGATGGCGGAAATTGGTATGGGTAATGCCATGAGCGTCGTCGTGGCGAAGAATCTGCTGAACGAACAGTCTGAGCTGGGAACCACCGGGCTGCGCAAGTTGCCGATCAAAGGTGCAGATGGCGTCATGATCTCATTTGCCAAATGCTGCCGCCCTATCCCCGGCGACCCGATCATCGCCCACGTCAGCCCCGGTAAAGGGCTGGTTATCCACCATGAATCCTGTCGCAACATTCGCGGCTATCAGAAAGAACCTGAAAAATTCATGGCAGTAGAGTGGGATAAGGTGACGGAACAAGAGTTCATCGCTGAAATCAAAGTCGATATGTTCAACCATCAGGGCGCATTGGCTAACCTGACGGCAGCGATCAATGCCGCGAATTCCAATATTCAGAGCATCAACACGGAAGAGAGAGACGGCCGCGTATACAGCGCCTTTATCCGTCTTACCACCCTCGATCGCGTTCATCTGGCCAATATTATGCGTAAAATTCGCGTGATGCCGGATGTCATCAAAGTTAACCGTAACCGAAATTAA
- the trmH gene encoding tRNA (guanosine(18)-2'-O)-methyltransferase TrmH encodes MTPQRYARIKEMLNCRQPDLTICMEQVHKPHNISAVIRTADAVGVHQVHAIWPTSRMKTLVSSAAGSNSWVQVKTHRNIGDAVGHLKAEGMQVLATNLSEHAVDFREIDYTRPTCILLGQEKTGITAEALKLADRDIIIPMTGMVQSLNVSVASALILYEAQRQRQIAGMYQREDSPLDEEEQQRLLFEGGYPVLARVAKRKGLPRPYIDHQGQIVADTPWWAAMQSSEC; translated from the coding sequence ATGACCCCTCAACGTTATGCACGCATAAAAGAAATGCTCAACTGCCGTCAGCCCGATCTGACGATTTGCATGGAGCAGGTGCATAAGCCCCACAACATTTCTGCCGTTATCCGTACCGCAGATGCCGTCGGCGTGCATCAGGTTCATGCGATTTGGCCCACCAGCCGGATGAAAACGCTGGTTTCCTCCGCCGCAGGCAGCAATAGCTGGGTTCAGGTGAAAACTCATCGCAATATCGGTGATGCAGTCGGCCACCTGAAAGCAGAAGGCATGCAGGTTCTGGCGACCAATTTGTCTGAACACGCGGTCGATTTTCGGGAAATTGATTACACCCGCCCGACCTGCATTCTGCTCGGACAAGAAAAAACCGGGATTACTGCCGAAGCGCTCAAGCTGGCCGATCGGGACATCATTATTCCGATGACTGGCATGGTGCAATCGCTGAATGTCTCCGTAGCCTCGGCGTTGATCCTGTATGAAGCGCAGCGTCAGCGCCAGATTGCCGGCATGTACCAGCGTGAAGACAGCCCGCTGGATGAAGAAGAGCAACAGCGCCTGCTGTTTGAAGGGGGCTATCCGGTACTGGCACGCGTCGCGAAGCGCAAAGGGCTCCCTCGTCCTTATATTGACCATCAGGGTCAGATTGTAGCGGATACCCCGTGGTGGGCCGCGATGCAATCGTCGGAGTGCTGA
- the recG gene encoding ATP-dependent DNA helicase RecG yields the protein MKGRLLNTQPLSTLAGVGASQAAKLARLGLETVQDLLLHLPLRYEDRTHLYPIGDLLPGMYATVEGEILRNDITFGSRRMLTCQISDGSGMLTMRFFNFNAAMKNSLAPGQRVTAYGEIKRGKIGAEIIHPEYRVQGDNTQVELQESLTPVYPSTEGIRQATLRKLTDQALELLAANHIDELLPESLSRSLISLPDALRTLHRPPPDMQLSELEHGKHPAQQRLIMEELLAHNLSMLAVRAGEQRHKASPLQAQDGLKQRLLAALPFNPTQAQKRVVAEIEADMAKDFPMMRLVQGDVGSGKTLVAALAALRAIANGKQVALMAPTELLAEQHAHNFRQWFEPLGLEVGWLAGKQKGKARQAQQDAIANGQVSMVVGTHAIFQQQVKFNGLALVIIDEQHRFGVHQRLALWEKGEEQGFHPHQLIMTATPIPRTLAMTAYADLDTSVIDELPLGRTPVTTVAIPDSRRNDIIERVNSACQQEGRQAYWVCTLIEESDLLEAQAAEATSEELKAALPNLKVGLVHGRMKAQEKQAVMQAFKQGELQLLVATTVIEVGVDVPNASLMIIENPERLGLAQLHQLRGRVGRGAVASHCVLLYKTPMSKTAQKRLQVLRDSNDGFVIAQRDLEIRGPGELLGTRQTGNAEFKVADLLRDQDLIPQVQRVARHLHEHYPEHAIALIERWLPERARYTNA from the coding sequence ATGAAAGGCCGCCTGCTAAACACCCAACCGCTGAGTACACTCGCCGGCGTGGGTGCGAGTCAGGCAGCGAAGCTTGCGCGACTTGGGCTGGAAACCGTGCAGGATCTCCTGCTACATCTGCCTTTACGCTACGAAGACCGCACGCACCTTTACCCCATTGGCGATCTCCTTCCCGGCATGTATGCCACTGTGGAAGGTGAAATCCTACGCAACGACATCACCTTTGGCAGCCGTCGCATGTTGACCTGCCAAATCAGTGATGGCAGCGGCATGCTGACCATGCGCTTCTTCAATTTCAATGCGGCGATGAAAAACAGTCTCGCACCGGGACAGCGCGTTACGGCTTATGGCGAAATCAAGCGCGGCAAAATCGGCGCGGAAATCATCCATCCTGAATACCGTGTTCAAGGGGATAATACGCAGGTCGAGCTACAAGAATCACTCACGCCGGTTTATCCCTCCACAGAGGGTATTCGTCAGGCAACGCTACGCAAACTCACCGATCAGGCGCTGGAGCTGCTCGCCGCCAACCACATCGATGAGTTACTGCCTGAATCCCTGAGCCGTTCCCTCATTAGCCTGCCGGATGCGCTGCGCACGTTACATCGTCCCCCACCGGATATGCAGCTCAGCGAGCTGGAACACGGGAAACACCCGGCGCAGCAGCGGCTGATTATGGAAGAACTGCTGGCGCATAATCTGAGTATGCTCGCCGTACGGGCCGGTGAGCAGCGACATAAAGCCTCGCCGCTACAGGCTCAAGACGGCCTTAAGCAACGCCTGCTCGCCGCGCTGCCGTTCAACCCCACTCAGGCGCAAAAACGTGTCGTGGCGGAGATTGAAGCGGATATGGCAAAAGATTTCCCGATGATGCGTCTGGTGCAGGGCGATGTGGGCTCAGGGAAAACGCTGGTCGCCGCGCTGGCTGCATTGCGTGCCATTGCTAACGGCAAACAGGTCGCGCTGATGGCACCTACAGAGCTATTGGCCGAACAGCACGCCCATAATTTCCGTCAGTGGTTTGAACCACTGGGGCTTGAAGTGGGCTGGCTGGCTGGTAAACAGAAAGGAAAAGCGCGTCAGGCACAGCAGGACGCTATCGCTAACGGCCAGGTTTCCATGGTGGTCGGGACGCACGCCATTTTTCAGCAGCAGGTGAAATTCAACGGGCTGGCGTTAGTCATTATTGATGAACAACACCGCTTTGGCGTGCATCAACGCCTTGCGCTGTGGGAAAAAGGCGAAGAACAGGGCTTTCATCCCCATCAATTGATTATGACCGCCACACCGATTCCCCGCACGCTGGCGATGACTGCCTATGCCGATCTGGATACGTCCGTCATTGATGAACTGCCGCTGGGCAGAACGCCCGTCACCACGGTCGCCATACCGGATTCACGTCGCAACGATATCATCGAGCGCGTGAATAGCGCCTGCCAGCAGGAAGGGCGGCAGGCCTATTGGGTGTGTACGCTGATCGAAGAATCCGATCTACTAGAAGCACAGGCGGCAGAAGCCACCAGCGAAGAGTTGAAGGCTGCGCTGCCGAATCTCAAGGTCGGGTTGGTTCATGGCCGCATGAAAGCACAGGAAAAGCAGGCGGTGATGCAGGCTTTCAAACAGGGCGAACTACAACTGCTGGTGGCGACCACCGTCATCGAGGTGGGCGTGGATGTCCCCAACGCCAGTCTGATGATCATTGAGAACCCGGAGCGTTTGGGTCTGGCGCAACTGCACCAGTTGCGCGGGCGCGTCGGACGCGGCGCAGTTGCGTCTCACTGTGTACTGCTCTACAAAACGCCAATGAGCAAAACCGCACAGAAACGGCTTCAGGTTCTACGCGATAGCAACGATGGCTTTGTGATCGCTCAGCGCGATCTGGAAATTCGTGGACCGGGTGAATTATTAGGTACGCGACAAACGGGGAATGCCGAGTTCAAAGTGGCCGACCTCCTGCGCGATCAGGACTTGATTCCGCAGGTGCAGCGCGTTGCGCGCCATCTCCATGAACACTACCCCGAACATGCCATTGCGCTAATTGAACGCTGGCTACCCGAGCGCGCACGCTACACCAACGCCTAA
- a CDS encoding NCS2 family protein, with the protein MTTTTETSQTEAAAAPQRSELIYRLEDRPPLPQTLFAASQHLLAMFVAVITPALLICQALGLPAHDTQRIISMSLFASGLASILQIKTWGPVGSGLLSIQGTSFNFVTPLIMGGLALKNGGADVPTMMAALFGTLMVASFTEIILSRFLHLTRRIITPLVSGIVVMIIGLSLIQVGLTSIGGGYAAMGNNTFGAPKNLLLAGVVLLVIILLNRQRNPYLRVASLVIAMAVGYLGAWLMGMLPENTSSQHDTAIMVPTPLYYGLGFDWNLLIPLMLVFMVTSLETIGDITATSDVSEQPVRGPLYMKRLKGGVLANGLNSCLSAVFNTFPNSCFGQNNGVIQLTGVASRYVGFVVSLMLIALGLFPAVSGFVQHIPEPVLGGATIVMFGTIAASGVRIVSREPLNRRAIMIIALSLAVGLGVSQQPLILQFAPDWIKTLLSSGIAAGGITAIVLNLVFPHEEK; encoded by the coding sequence ATGACTACCACCACGGAAACGTCCCAAACAGAAGCCGCTGCCGCACCTCAGCGCAGTGAACTCATCTATCGTCTTGAAGACAGGCCGCCGCTGCCGCAAACGCTGTTCGCCGCCAGCCAGCACCTGTTGGCCATGTTTGTTGCGGTGATTACCCCCGCGCTACTGATCTGTCAGGCATTGGGTTTACCCGCTCATGATACGCAGCGCATCATCAGCATGTCGCTTTTCGCTTCCGGTCTGGCCTCTATTCTACAAATTAAAACCTGGGGCCCCGTCGGTTCTGGCCTGCTGTCTATTCAGGGCACCAGCTTTAACTTCGTGACGCCACTGATTATGGGTGGATTGGCACTGAAGAATGGTGGCGCAGATGTTCCCACCATGATGGCGGCGCTGTTCGGTACGCTGATGGTCGCATCCTTCACTGAAATCATTCTTTCACGCTTCCTGCATTTAACCCGCCGCATCATTACCCCGCTGGTTTCCGGCATTGTGGTGATGATCATTGGTCTGTCGCTGATTCAGGTCGGCCTGACTTCTATCGGCGGCGGTTATGCCGCTATGGGTAATAACACCTTCGGTGCGCCTAAGAACTTATTGCTGGCAGGTGTGGTATTGCTGGTTATTATTCTGCTGAACCGCCAGCGTAACCCCTACCTGCGCGTCGCCTCGCTGGTGATTGCCATGGCGGTGGGTTATCTGGGTGCCTGGCTAATGGGTATGCTGCCGGAAAACACATCCTCGCAACACGATACAGCTATCATGGTGCCAACACCGCTGTATTACGGTTTAGGCTTTGACTGGAACCTGTTGATCCCGCTGATGCTGGTCTTCATGGTGACGTCGTTGGAAACCATCGGTGACATCACTGCAACCTCCGACGTTTCTGAGCAGCCAGTCAGAGGCCCGCTGTACATGAAACGTTTGAAAGGCGGCGTGCTGGCCAATGGCCTGAACTCTTGCCTTTCCGCCGTATTCAATACCTTCCCTAACTCTTGCTTCGGCCAGAATAACGGCGTCATCCAGCTTACTGGCGTTGCCAGCCGCTATGTGGGTTTCGTGGTTTCACTGATGCTGATCGCACTGGGGTTGTTCCCTGCCGTTAGCGGATTTGTGCAGCATATTCCAGAGCCGGTTCTGGGCGGCGCCACTATCGTAATGTTTGGTACGATCGCGGCGTCCGGTGTGCGCATTGTGTCCCGTGAGCCGTTGAACCGTCGCGCAATCATGATTATTGCGCTGTCGCTGGCCGTTGGCCTTGGCGTGTCTCAGCAGCCGCTGATTCTGCAATTTGCGCCGGATTGGATTAAAACATTACTGTCTTCCGGTATTGCCGCTGGCGGGATTACCGCAATCGTGCTGAATTTGGTTTTCCCACACGAAGAAAAATAG
- a CDS encoding AsmA family protein, with protein MKFIGKLLLTLLLLAFLALVVVYVLLQTSWAAGWVSNWVNQNTDYQLSLGKINHDWSTADHIQLTDVSFGQKNQPPTLTAKQVLAGFSVRQLTEPRHFASLELEGGTLNLSSQAATLPIEADVLQLRTMALQAKDGDWRLNGQQINGGMTPWQPEAGYLLGKQGQFQLSARSLELNDIPASQVLVQGEINHNQLILNNFGADVAQGQLTGNASRAEDGSWQIGNLRLSNVRLQTQRTPEAFWQPVTELPSVTVNRFDLIDARIEGPGWAFIDLDVALQNVTFKQNDWQSEGGTLSFNATDIVNGNMHLIDPIVNLDLSPAGVNIKQFSTRWEGGLLRTNGNWQRSNRRLQLNEFVVAGMEYTLPGDWRQRWQATLPSWLAEVNVRKFTANRNLLIDINPDFPFQLTALDGYGSDLLLARDHQWGVWTGSLNLNASDATFNKVDVRRPSLALVANDNQIAINELSAFTQNGMLEAKATISQQPARNLSLSLTGRAVPLDVLTRWGWPEPATAPTGNTNLQLQLNGRLAADTPLKPTLNGTLQGVDSNDRPIRQQMHQGTVAETQE; from the coding sequence ATGAAATTTATCGGGAAATTATTGCTGACCCTACTGCTGCTAGCCTTTTTAGCGCTGGTAGTCGTATACGTATTACTGCAAACCAGTTGGGCGGCAGGCTGGGTAAGTAATTGGGTAAACCAGAACACCGACTACCAGTTGTCACTGGGAAAAATCAATCATGATTGGTCAACAGCCGATCACATCCAACTCACCGATGTCAGTTTTGGTCAGAAAAACCAGCCGCCGACGCTCACCGCCAAGCAGGTTTTAGCCGGGTTTAGCGTGCGTCAACTTACCGAACCACGTCATTTTGCCAGTCTGGAGCTAGAAGGCGGTACGTTAAACCTTTCTTCACAGGCCGCCACACTCCCTATCGAAGCCGATGTGCTACAGCTGCGTACGATGGCACTGCAGGCAAAGGACGGTGATTGGCGCCTGAATGGCCAGCAGATCAACGGCGGGATGACGCCGTGGCAACCCGAGGCGGGCTATCTACTGGGCAAGCAGGGGCAGTTCCAGCTCAGCGCCCGTTCACTCGAACTTAACGATATTCCCGCCAGCCAGGTCTTAGTTCAGGGCGAAATCAACCATAACCAGCTGATTCTGAACAATTTCGGCGCCGATGTTGCTCAAGGGCAGCTAACAGGCAACGCCAGCCGCGCGGAAGACGGCAGTTGGCAGATCGGTAACCTGCGACTCAGCAATGTCCGTTTGCAAACACAGAGAACGCCGGAAGCCTTCTGGCAGCCAGTGACCGAGCTGCCTTCCGTTACGGTCAACCGATTTGATCTGATTGATGCTCGTATTGAAGGGCCGGGATGGGCGTTTATCGATCTGGATGTTGCCCTGCAAAATGTCACGTTTAAGCAGAATGACTGGCAAAGCGAAGGGGGAACGCTGTCGTTCAATGCAACCGATATTGTGAACGGCAACATGCACCTTATCGACCCTATCGTGAATCTGGATTTGTCACCGGCAGGCGTTAACATCAAACAGTTTTCCACACGCTGGGAAGGCGGTTTACTGCGAACCAACGGCAACTGGCAACGTAGTAATCGACGCTTACAGCTGAACGAATTTGTTGTCGCAGGGATGGAGTACACACTCCCCGGCGACTGGCGTCAGCGGTGGCAAGCGACGCTGCCATCATGGCTGGCAGAAGTGAATGTGCGAAAATTCACGGCCAATCGCAACCTGCTGATCGATATCAACCCGGATTTCCCGTTCCAGCTCACCGCACTGGATGGCTACGGCAGTGATTTGCTGTTAGCACGCGACCACCAGTGGGGGGTCTGGACAGGATCGTTGAATCTTAATGCCAGCGACGCGACGTTCAATAAAGTCGATGTGCGCCGCCCTTCACTGGCACTGGTAGCCAACGATAACCAGATCGCCATTAACGAACTCAGCGCATTTACGCAAAATGGCATGCTGGAGGCCAAGGCGACCATCAGCCAGCAACCGGCACGTAATTTATCCCTGTCGCTGACGGGGCGCGCCGTGCCGCTGGATGTTCTGACGCGCTGGGGATGGCCAGAACCCGCAACCGCACCGACAGGCAACACGAATCTGCAATTACAGTTGAATGGGCGGCTTGCCGCCGATACACCGCTGAAGCCAACGCTAAACGGTACGCTGCAGGGTGTGGATAGCAACGATCGCCCAATCAGACAGCAAATGCATCAGGGAACCGTGGCAGAAACGCAAGAATGA